Proteins co-encoded in one Brassica oleracea var. oleracea cultivar TO1000 chromosome C4, BOL, whole genome shotgun sequence genomic window:
- the LOC106342914 gene encoding LOW QUALITY PROTEIN: 5'-3' exoribonuclease 2 (The sequence of the model RefSeq protein was modified relative to this genomic sequence to represent the inferred CDS: inserted 4 bases in 3 codons; deleted 5 bases in 5 codons; substituted 3 bases at 3 genomic stop codons) — protein MGVPSFYRWLIERYPLILQDVIEEEPLDVKVPVDTIKPNPSCVEYDNLYLDMKIIIHPCFHPEDRGSPTTFSEVFQCMFYYIDRLFVMVRPQKLLFLAIDGVAPRAKMNQQRSRRFRAAKDAAEAASEKERLRQEFESEGRRLPPKLDSQVFDSNVMTPGTEFMSTLSFALQYYIHVRLNSDPGWKNIKVIPSDANVPGEGEHKIMSYIRLQKNHPGYNPNTCHFLYGLDADLIMLALATHEVHISILREVVFTPAQQDKCFLCGQLXHWAADCEGKVXSKTGDLSDKAETDVVAKKPYQFVNIWTLREYLEHDMQIPNSQLQKNLDRIIDDFIFICFFVGNDFLPHMPTLEIQEGAIXLLMSVYKKEFGSSTSYSSNGSKLNLKNMEHFIQAVGLYXNNIFQRRAQNHQRQSERFSRDRAQSSRNRNYDPVVQLDSLVEVSDSLRPSFDNNTSVANVETXYNIQEEIDNREQLKFKLKKLLREKSDGFSSGKGEEDKVRLGVQGWRERYYEEKFIAKTIEEMEQICRDVVLKYTEGLCWIMHYYYHGVCSWNWSVYPYHYAPFASDLKFLDKLDIKFELGSTFKQFNQLLAVLPSASAHALPECFRKLMTDPSSPIAELYPPDFEIDMNGKRYSWQGIAKLPFIEEQRLLDAAAKLEHSLTNEEVRRNNVLSDMLFVVLSYPLAELIRSLSSRTIKLSNKERATVKEKIDHGLSEGMNGYLALCGGDRQHSCFSSPIEGMEDVLANQVICAIYKLPDDLRGSDIARPPPGVVLPKKTVQLADLKGGANQWHEDGDRRRAPAKIIKIRGEDYESFVGSKVLEDLFVLKSVFSLFEYPFRGIGLGKQRTDPNTIFHNNQVSRKVPSLRGSAVQRKHPQSELALKKNRSHQSELTEEEKTSIRKRKEKEKRGRNMANRRDRAKNEQQANKGESNLENKRPRSEVNEENRLEHKSPRFTEERNINTEGKEQNTCAQSELTEKNAXRKRKEKEEKKRNLAHRRNRSKI, from the exons ATGGGAGTACCGTCGTTCTACAGATGGTTAATTGAGAGGTACCCATTGATTCTGCAAGATGTCATCGAAGAAGAACCTCTCGACGTCAAGGTTCCGGTCGATACTATCAAACCTAATCCTAGCTGCGTCGAGTATGACAATCTGTACCTCGACATGAAAATAATCATTCATCCTTGTTTCCATCCTGAAGACAG AGGTTCTCCAACAACGTTTTCAGAGGTGTTTCAATGCATGTTTTATTACATAGACAGACTTTTCGTCATGGTTCGACCTCAGAAGCTGTTATTTTTGGCTATTG ATGGTGTTGCTCCAAGGGCTAAGATGAATCAACAAAGATCCAGAAGGTTTCGAGCAGCAAAAGATGCAGCAGAGGCC GCTTCTGAAAAAGAGCGACTGCGTCAAGAGTTTGAGAGTGAAGGGAGGAGGTTACCTCCTAAACTGGACTCTCAAGTTTTTGACTCTAATGTTATG ACTCCTGGAACGGAGTTCATGTCTACTCTTTCATTTGCGTTGCAATACTACATTCACGTTAGACTTAACTCTGACCCTGGTTGGAAAAATATTAAG GTTATCCCCTCAGATGCTAATGTTCCCGGTGAGGGGGAACACAAGATCATGTCTTACATACGTCTTCAAAAGAACCATCCTGGTTACAACCCCAACACTTGTCATTTTCTGTATGGTTTG GACGCCGACTTGATTATGCTGGCTTTGGCCACACACGAAGTTCATATTTCTATCCTTCGTGAG GTTGTTTTCACTCCTGCACAACAAGACAAATGCTTCTTGTGCGGTCAGC GGCACTGGGCAGCAGATTGTGAGGGCAAGGTATAGAGCAAGACAGGAGACTTGTCTGATAAAGCTGAGACAGATGTTGTGGCTAAGAAGCCATACCAG TTCGTCAATATCTGGACGCTTCGAGAGTATTTGGAGCACGACATGCAGATACCTAACTCGCAATTGCAAAAAAATTTGGACCGCATAATTGATGACTTCATCTTCATCTGTTTTTTTGTTGGCAATGATTTCCTGCCACATATGCCTACACTGGAGATACAGGAA GGTGCTATATAATTACTTATGTCCGTGTACAAGAAGGAATTTGGATCAAGTACAAGTTACTCAAGTAATGGAAGCAAG CTGAATTTAAAAAATATG GAGCATTTTATCCAGGCCGTTGGGCTCT GAAATAATATATTTCAAAGAAGAGCACAAAACCATCAG AGGCAATCGGAAAGGTTTAGTCGTGACCGAGCTCAATCGAGCAGAAATCGTAACTATGACCCGGTTGTGCAACTAGATTCTCTAGTTGAAGTGTCCGATTCATTGCGTCCGTCATTTGACAATAACACTAGTGTGGCGAATGTGGAAACATAGTATAACATCCAAGAA GAAATAGATAACAGAGAACAATTGAAGTTTAAGCTTAAGAAACTGTTGCGGGAA AAATCAGATGGGTTCAGTTCAGGAAAAGGCGAAGAAGATA AGGTGAGGCTAGGTGTACAAGGATGGAGGGAGAGATACTACGAGGAGAAATTCATAGCTAAGACTATAGAGGAAATGGAACAAATATGCAGAGATGTT GTTTTGAAGTATACAGAAGGTCTTTGTTGGATAATGCATTACTATTATCATGGTGTTTGTTCATGGAATTGGTCA GTTTATCCTTATCATTATGCACCTTTCGCATCTGATCTCAAGTTCCTTGATAAGCTAGATATTAAGTTCGAACTAGGTTCCACATTTAAACAATTCAATCAGCTTCTTGCAGTTCTTCCATCTGCAAG TGCACATGCTCTCCCAGAATGTTTTAGGAAACTGATGACAGATCCAAGTTCACCCATAGCTGAGTTATATCCTCCCG ATTTTGAGATTGACATGAATGGAAAGCGCTATTCTTGGCAG GGTATAGCAAAACTGCCTTTTATAGAAGAACAGCGTCTTCTGGATGCAGCCGCAAAATTGGAGCACTCACTGACG AACGAAGAAGTTCGAAGAAACAATGTTTTGTCTGACATGCTCTTTGTGGTTTTATCTTATCCGCTTGCTGAGCTCATCCGTTCTCTTAGTAGCCGCACTATTAAATTGAGCAACAAAGAACGAGCAACAGTTAAAGAAAAAATTGACCATGGACTAAG TGAAGGGATGAATGGTTACTTGGCGTTATGTGGTGGAGATCGTCAGCATTCATGCTTCAGCTCCCCCATCGAG GGGATGGAAGATGTATTAGCCAATCAAGTGAT TTGTGCCATATACAAACTTCCAGATGATCTTAGAGGAAGCGACATTGCTCGTCCACCTCCAGGAGTGGTGTTGCCTAAAAAG ACTGTACAACTAGCGGATTTGAAAGGTGGAGCTAATCAATGGCATGAAGATGGTGATCGAAGACGAGCTCCTGCAAAGATTATAAAAATA AGAGGTGAAGATTATGAATCTTTTGTGGGATCCAAAGTTTTGGAAGACCTTTTTGTGTTAAAATCTGTTTTCTCACTGTTTGAGTATCCATTTCGGGGGATAGGCTTGGGAAAGCAGCGCACAGATCCGAATACTATATTCCACAACAATCAGGTGTCGAGAAAAGTCCCATCACTCCGAGGGAGTGCGGTACAGAGGAAACACCCTCAGAGTGAATTAGCGTTGAAGAAAAACAGAAGCCATCAAAGTGAACTCACCGAGGAGGAGAAGACATCAATCAGAAAGCGCAAGGAAAAGGAGAAAAGAGGGAGAAATATGGCTAACAGAAGGGACAGAGCGAAGAATGAGCAGCAAGCAAACAAAGGAGAAAGCAATCTGGAAAACAAAAGGCCTCGAAGTGAAGTCAATGAGGAGAACAGACTGGAACACAAAAGTCCTCGATTCACTGAGGAGCGAAACATAAACACTGAGGGTAAGGAACAAAACACATGCGCTCAAAGCGAACTCACTGAGAAGAATGC ACGAAAGCGTAAGGAGAAGGAGGAGAAAAAGAGAAATTTAGCTCATAGAAGAAACAGATCCAAAATATGA